A DNA window from Boseongicola sp. contains the following coding sequences:
- a CDS encoding ATP-binding cassette domain-containing protein: MSVIEPRPTPPLPPRDGAQAPVPRWLWQNYLRSERLWIFIAFIFMAIEGSMLGALSYMVQPMFDQVFIAGDRGAVWFVAGAIGGIFVIRAFAAFAHRTIMQGAGLRIVTAMQADLVAHLMKLDSQFFQGNPPGTLIERVRGDTTAAQAIWATVLSAFGRDLISLIALFSVAISVDWLWTLIAVAAAPVLLVPVVALQRFVRKRSHAARAAAARMSTRLDEIFHGVNTIKLNTSEPREDTRFRATANGLLKQEMRVRFGMAGIPVMTDLVAAIGFFGVIVYGGNQIIDGDKTVGEFMSFFTAMGLIFEPLRRIANVSGAWQTARASLERVYELFEHQATINSPAEAATVTAENADITFDNVAVSFGSEVALNGATFTAKVGETTALVGASGAGKSTIFNVLTRLVDPSSGAVKIGETAIDLADLRELRSLFSVVTQDAPMFDESLRDNIVLNTPDVTEDQLDAAVEAAYLTNVVSQLERGLESEAGPRGSALSGGQRQRVAIARALLRNAPILLLDEATSALDTESETKVQAALNHLAKDRTTLVIAHRLSTIRNADKIIVMDKGQVVDEGRHEELLARGGLYARLHDLQFKES; the protein is encoded by the coding sequence ATGTCCGTGATCGAGCCAAGACCCACGCCCCCATTACCTCCAAGAGACGGCGCGCAAGCGCCTGTTCCCCGTTGGCTTTGGCAGAATTATCTGAGATCTGAACGACTTTGGATTTTTATTGCGTTTATTTTCATGGCCATAGAAGGGTCTATGTTGGGTGCGCTGAGCTATATGGTTCAGCCGATGTTCGATCAGGTCTTTATTGCCGGTGACCGCGGGGCAGTTTGGTTTGTAGCTGGGGCAATTGGTGGCATCTTTGTAATCCGGGCCTTTGCGGCATTTGCCCATCGCACCATCATGCAAGGCGCCGGATTGCGGATCGTGACGGCGATGCAAGCCGATCTTGTCGCGCATCTGATGAAACTGGACAGCCAGTTCTTTCAGGGCAATCCACCGGGTACTTTGATTGAGAGGGTGCGCGGGGATACCACGGCGGCGCAAGCCATCTGGGCAACTGTTTTATCCGCTTTTGGGCGCGATTTGATAAGTTTGATCGCGTTGTTTTCCGTCGCAATTTCAGTGGATTGGCTTTGGACTTTAATCGCTGTCGCAGCCGCGCCGGTTTTATTGGTTCCAGTGGTTGCTCTTCAGCGATTTGTGCGCAAACGAAGCCATGCCGCCAGGGCCGCAGCTGCACGAATGTCAACGCGGTTGGATGAGATTTTTCATGGTGTGAACACCATTAAGCTGAACACCAGCGAGCCCCGTGAAGACACACGATTTCGTGCGACGGCAAATGGTTTACTGAAACAGGAAATGCGGGTCAGATTTGGCATGGCAGGGATACCGGTCATGACCGACCTGGTCGCTGCTATTGGGTTTTTTGGGGTCATTGTCTACGGCGGCAACCAGATCATTGATGGCGACAAGACTGTTGGTGAATTCATGTCGTTCTTCACAGCAATGGGTCTGATTTTTGAACCCCTTAGACGGATTGCCAACGTTTCGGGGGCTTGGCAGACGGCACGGGCAAGCCTTGAGCGTGTGTATGAGTTGTTCGAGCATCAGGCGACGATTAATTCACCTGCTGAGGCAGCAACTGTGACCGCCGAGAATGCCGATATTACGTTTGACAATGTTGCCGTCAGCTTTGGGTCTGAAGTGGCGCTGAATGGCGCGACGTTCACGGCAAAGGTTGGCGAAACAACGGCATTGGTGGGCGCGTCAGGTGCCGGCAAATCGACCATCTTCAATGTGCTGACACGGCTTGTCGACCCTTCATCAGGGGCTGTCAAGATCGGGGAGACGGCAATTGATCTGGCCGATCTAAGGGAGTTGCGCAGCCTGTTTTCCGTGGTCACACAAGACGCGCCGATGTTTGATGAAAGTCTGAGGGACAATATTGTTCTGAACACGCCGGATGTAACGGAAGACCAGTTGGATGCGGCAGTAGAAGCTGCATATTTAACGAATGTTGTCAGTCAGTTGGAGCGCGGACTTGAGAGCGAAGCGGGGCCGCGTGGGTCAGCCCTGTCTGGCGGACAACGTCAAAGGGTGGCGATTGCACGCGCATTGCTCAGGAATGCGCCTATCTTGCTTTTGGACGAGGCCACGTCGGCACTGGACACCGAGTCTGAGACCAAAGTGCAAGCGGCATTGAATCATCTGGCAAAGGATCGAACGACGCTTGTCATCGCGCATCGGCTGTCAACGATCCGCAATGCAGACAAGATCATCGTGATGGACAAAGGCCAGGTTGTGGACGAAGGCCGCCACGAAGAATTGCTGGCGCGCGGTGGGCTATATGCCCGGCTTCACGATCTGCAGTTCAAAGAAAGTTAA
- a CDS encoding glycosyltransferase, translated as MAAQLSIIIPTLNAATQLPETANALLEGISTGLIKELIISDGGSSDETEMIAKELGAIFISGKKSRGGQIARGVAAAKGDWLLILHADTHLSPDWMGAAQVHMTHHGQDAGWFRLRFRAEGIMAKLVAGGANIRSKRLGLPYGDQGLLVARAVLERVGSVPELPLMEDVELACRLKGRLRRLEAYADTSAEKYFSEGWIRRVARNLCTLAKYARGRDPEQLAAGYDNNSKS; from the coding sequence ATGGCCGCACAGCTTTCTATCATTATTCCTACGCTAAACGCCGCAACTCAATTGCCCGAAACGGCAAATGCGTTGCTGGAAGGTATTTCGACGGGCTTGATAAAAGAACTGATCATCTCTGACGGTGGTTCTTCTGACGAAACTGAAATGATCGCCAAAGAGCTTGGGGCTATATTCATATCCGGCAAAAAGAGCAGGGGCGGGCAGATCGCCCGCGGCGTCGCTGCTGCAAAAGGTGACTGGCTCCTGATCCTCCATGCTGACACACATTTGTCTCCTGACTGGATGGGCGCTGCGCAGGTGCATATGACCCATCACGGCCAAGACGCCGGTTGGTTCCGTCTCAGATTTCGCGCCGAAGGTATCATGGCGAAACTGGTGGCCGGCGGGGCAAACATTCGTTCAAAGCGGCTTGGCCTGCCATATGGCGATCAGGGTCTTTTGGTCGCGCGCGCTGTCTTGGAGCGTGTTGGCAGTGTTCCGGAGTTGCCTTTGATGGAGGACGTCGAACTGGCTTGCCGCCTCAAGGGCCGTCTTCGCCGGTTAGAGGCATACGCAGATACCTCAGCCGAAAAATATTTTTCCGAAGGTTGGATTAGGCGCGTCGCGCGAAATCTTTGCACGCTGGCTAAATACGCGCGCGGCCGCGACCCAGAGCAACTGGCGGCGGGATACGACAACAATTCAAAGTCTTAG
- a CDS encoding folate-binding protein, with the protein MGERKVLKISGGDVRDFLQNLVTNDVARVDRGLVWTALLTPQGKYLADFFLLAEGDSILLDVGAALAPALVQRLSMYKLRADVTIEETDIVPSRGLGDGAEGAFADPRHASLGWRAYDGRSGDDGNWTALRVAALVPETGIELLPNESYPLEVGFERLNGVDFKKGCYVGQEVTARMKHKTELKKGLMSVAVDGVAPVGTEIVNEAGKVAGTLFSQADGRGIAYLRKDRATGTLRAGDAVVEVRD; encoded by the coding sequence ATGGGCGAGCGGAAAGTCTTAAAGATCAGCGGCGGGGATGTGCGGGACTTCTTGCAAAACCTTGTGACCAATGATGTGGCGCGGGTGGATCGGGGTCTGGTCTGGACGGCGCTACTGACGCCGCAAGGGAAGTATCTGGCCGATTTCTTTCTTTTGGCTGAAGGCGACAGCATTTTGCTGGATGTGGGCGCCGCGCTGGCCCCGGCGCTGGTTCAGCGGTTGTCGATGTATAAGCTGCGGGCTGATGTGACCATTGAAGAGACCGACATTGTACCTTCGCGCGGGTTGGGAGATGGCGCGGAAGGCGCGTTTGCAGACCCTCGGCATGCGTCGTTGGGATGGCGGGCCTATGATGGGCGTTCAGGTGACGATGGCAATTGGACCGCATTGCGCGTTGCGGCTTTGGTGCCGGAAACCGGCATTGAGTTGCTACCGAACGAGAGCTACCCGCTGGAAGTCGGTTTCGAACGTCTGAATGGCGTTGATTTCAAGAAGGGGTGCTATGTAGGTCAGGAAGTGACCGCCCGCATGAAGCATAAAACGGAACTGAAAAAGGGTTTGATGTCTGTCGCAGTTGACGGAGTGGCACCCGTAGGCACCGAAATAGTCAACGAAGCCGGGAAAGTTGCGGGCACGTTATTCAGTCAGGCTGACGGGCGCGGCATCGCATATTTGCGCAAAGATCGCGCCACCGGAACACTAAGAGCCGGTGACGCCGTTGTTGAGGTGCGTGATTAA
- a CDS encoding elongation factor P, with the protein MADFVDGTAFNHEQGNRAKKLFAAVVLAALDDAIADDKKYGNGPEQIARWARSRDGREVLTCAGIDPNERVVKGLMEFVGKGVRTSVALSREESERRHAAEQAQAA; encoded by the coding sequence ATGGCTGACTTTGTGGACGGCACGGCATTTAACCACGAGCAAGGCAATCGCGCGAAGAAACTTTTCGCTGCAGTTGTGCTGGCGGCGCTCGATGATGCCATTGCTGATGACAAGAAATATGGGAACGGTCCTGAGCAGATTGCGCGTTGGGCGCGGTCGCGCGATGGTCGTGAGGTTCTGACCTGTGCGGGTATCGACCCGAACGAACGGGTTGTGAAGGGCCTGATGGAATTCGTCGGCAAAGGTGTGCGGACATCCGTCGCGCTCAGCCGTGAAGAAAGCGAGCGGCGTCACGCCGCCGAGCAAGCGCAAGCGGCATAA
- a CDS encoding EamA family transporter, whose amino-acid sequence MVTSHIQEKQPDSTLLAIAAIIIAMLSLSFGDALVKLYSADFVIWQIFILRSVIAVAVLMVAWWLWVPRDRKRPGHIGWTSLRSLLMVIMWIFYYLALPNVQLSLAAAAMYVAPLFITLFSAVFLGERIRPVGWIAATIGFVGVLVILRPRAGDINFYAFLPIIAAMFYGFAVILTRSKCRNEHPVTLSIALNAAFLVVGAIGTAIVPFLTDKREGFFLGLWPDMGGAEWVTMLILVAVILITGFFVIIAYQNGRPQIVSTFDFSYVGFAVLWGALMFGDLPDTISFVGILMIVGGGMLSLRN is encoded by the coding sequence ATGGTCACCTCTCACATTCAAGAGAAACAGCCTGACAGCACCCTGCTGGCCATCGCCGCGATAATTATTGCAATGCTGTCGCTGTCCTTCGGGGACGCGCTGGTGAAACTCTACAGCGCGGATTTCGTCATCTGGCAAATATTCATCCTGCGCTCGGTTATCGCCGTCGCGGTTTTGATGGTCGCCTGGTGGCTTTGGGTGCCCCGTGACCGAAAGCGCCCCGGCCACATCGGCTGGACGTCCTTGCGCAGCCTACTGATGGTGATCATGTGGATTTTCTACTATCTGGCGCTGCCCAATGTTCAACTGTCACTGGCGGCTGCGGCAATGTATGTCGCGCCGCTTTTCATTACGCTTTTCTCGGCAGTATTTCTGGGCGAGCGTATTCGTCCCGTCGGCTGGATCGCTGCCACGATCGGTTTTGTCGGTGTTCTGGTGATCTTGCGCCCGCGCGCGGGAGACATCAATTTCTACGCGTTTTTGCCAATCATCGCGGCGATGTTCTATGGTTTTGCCGTCATCCTGACGCGCAGCAAATGCCGGAACGAGCATCCCGTTACGCTGTCCATCGCGTTGAACGCAGCTTTTCTTGTGGTTGGGGCAATTGGAACAGCGATCGTCCCGTTCCTGACCGACAAGCGCGAGGGGTTCTTTCTGGGACTATGGCCTGACATGGGTGGGGCGGAATGGGTGACGATGCTGATCCTGGTTGCCGTCATCCTGATCACAGGCTTTTTCGTCATCATCGCCTATCAGAATGGCCGGCCACAGATCGTCTCGACCTTTGATTTTTCGTATGTCGGCTTTGCCGTTCTCTGGGGTGCCCTGATGTTCGGGGACCTGCCAGACACCATCTCGTTCGTCGGCATCCTGATGATCGTTGGCGGTGGAATGCTGAGCCTTAGAAACTAA
- a CDS encoding aminopeptidase produces the protein MTDATLPFDVSKLDRLADVAVSTGLNLQPRQQLVLTGSVEALPLVRRIAVAAYKAGASVVTPILSDEAIMRARYLHGADDSFDDAPDWLFKGMGEAYGANAARLHVSSDNPMALSDMDPEKVGRASKAQSIAYKPALEKIASFAINWSIVSYPGRAWAQLMFPDLDGDAAQARLAEAIFAASRVDRDDPVAAWDAHNSELARRRDWLNDQRFAALHFQGSGTDLTVGLADGHLWQGGASEAKNGIICNPNMPTEEVFTTPHLANVNGVARASKPLSHQGTLIEDIEVRFEGGKIVEASASRGEDVFKKLLETDEGASRIGEVALVPHASPISESGLLFYNTLYDENAACHIALGQCYKDCLLESDDISDTDLAARGGNSSLIHVDWMIGSAETEIDGVTTNGERVPVFRGGNWAN, from the coding sequence ATGACCGACGCCACCCTGCCCTTTGACGTCTCAAAACTGGATCGTCTGGCCGACGTCGCGGTCAGCACCGGTTTGAACCTGCAACCGCGGCAGCAGTTGGTTTTGACTGGATCGGTAGAAGCGCTGCCTTTGGTGCGCCGGATAGCGGTCGCCGCCTATAAAGCGGGCGCATCGGTCGTCACGCCTATTTTGAGTGACGAAGCGATCATGCGGGCGCGGTATCTGCATGGCGCAGACGACAGTTTCGACGACGCCCCTGACTGGTTGTTCAAAGGCATGGGCGAGGCATATGGAGCGAACGCTGCACGCTTGCATGTATCATCGGACAATCCCATGGCGCTGTCGGATATGGACCCTGAAAAGGTCGGGCGTGCGTCTAAGGCGCAATCCATCGCCTATAAACCCGCATTGGAAAAGATCGCGAGCTTCGCCATCAACTGGTCCATCGTCTCTTATCCGGGACGTGCCTGGGCACAATTGATGTTCCCTGATCTGGACGGTGACGCGGCGCAGGCGCGGCTGGCCGAGGCGATTTTCGCCGCCTCGCGCGTAGATCGCGATGATCCGGTTGCGGCCTGGGATGCGCACAACAGCGAGTTGGCGCGGCGGCGGGATTGGCTGAACGACCAGCGATTTGCAGCCTTGCACTTCCAGGGGTCGGGCACCGATCTGACCGTCGGGCTGGCTGATGGTCATCTATGGCAGGGCGGCGCAAGTGAGGCCAAGAACGGCATTATCTGCAACCCGAACATGCCCACCGAAGAGGTCTTTACGACGCCGCATTTGGCCAATGTGAACGGGGTGGCGCGGGCTTCGAAACCCCTTAGCCATCAAGGCACCTTGATCGAAGACATTGAGGTGCGCTTCGAAGGCGGCAAGATCGTGGAAGCAAGTGCATCGCGCGGCGAGGATGTGTTCAAGAAGCTGCTGGAAACGGATGAGGGCGCGTCCCGGATCGGCGAGGTTGCTTTGGTGCCTCATGCATCGCCAATCTCCGAAAGCGGGCTTCTTTTTTACAACACGCTTTATGACGAAAACGCCGCCTGCCATATCGCTTTGGGCCAGTGTTATAAGGATTGCCTGCTGGAGTCTGATGACATTTCGGATACTGATCTGGCGGCGCGTGGTGGAAATTCAAGCCTGATCCATGTGGATTGGATGATCGGCAGCGCCGAGACCGAAATTGATGGCGTTACGACCAATGGCGAGCGTGTGCCTGTGTTCCGGGGTGGCAACTGGGCGAACTGA
- a CDS encoding AAA family ATPase — protein MSSFADDSDFPDRMPLSAQAVAARPAPYLDELNPAQREAVEALDGPVLMLAGAGTGKTKALTTRIAHLLVTGKARPNEILAVTFTNKAAREMKNRVAGHLGQTIERMPWLGTFHAICVKLLRRHAELIGTETISGLKPDGGVENDAVLLDESEGGQGAYDLGPTPRPGVQATTQANDRSHLKSNFTILDTDDQVRLMKQLIVAEGIDEKRWPARQLAHIIDGWKNRALTPDKVPAADHGAFNHRGVELYAAYQQRLLTLNAVDFGDLLLHVVWIFQNHNDVLEQYQRWFKYILVDEYQDTNVAQYLWLRLLAQSHKNICCVGDDDQSIYGWRGAEVGNILKFEKDFPGAKVIRLEQNYRSTPHILAAASGVITANQGRLGKTLFTEAEEGWKVKLIGHWDGDEEARWIGEKIESLADGSASEAIYRQNPRSKTNSQEAERLSKGGIVSQNSDGDIHQVNLSRANSLSPNGVGNNPVPRKFELDEIAILVRASHQMRAFEDRFLTIGLPYRVIGGPRFYERMEIRDAMAYFRLSVSPDDDLAFERIVNTPKRGLGDVAQKKIQTAARTNGVSLVEGARLLLAAKGLGGKGAKELAKLVEGLSRWHSIVRAGQNHLELAEQILDESGYTEMWQNDKTPEGPGRLENLKELVKALESFENLQGFLEHVSLIMDNESEDGEAKVSIMTLHAAKGLEFPAVFLPGWEDGLFPSQRSMDESGLKGLEEERRLAYVGITRAEEIATISFAGNRRVYGQWQSQMPSRFIDELPADHVEVLTPPGLYGGAFGAAAAPDMAGAPKSDLHDQAAQADGYNSPGWKRLQNRSQHRGMSQPSEAKNMVIDLNATSSHTIGDRVFHQKFGYGHITGIEGDKLDIAFNKAGDKKVVAKFVTAAATAGDDVPF, from the coding sequence ATGAGCAGCTTCGCCGACGACAGTGATTTCCCCGACCGCATGCCCCTTTCGGCGCAAGCCGTCGCCGCCCGTCCCGCCCCCTATCTGGACGAATTGAACCCCGCCCAACGCGAAGCCGTCGAGGCATTGGACGGCCCCGTCCTGATGCTCGCTGGCGCTGGAACCGGCAAAACCAAGGCCCTGACCACCCGCATCGCGCATCTTCTGGTCACCGGCAAAGCCCGGCCCAACGAAATCCTTGCCGTGACATTCACCAATAAAGCCGCACGCGAGATGAAAAACCGCGTAGCAGGGCATTTGGGTCAGACCATAGAACGCATGCCCTGGCTCGGCACCTTCCACGCCATCTGTGTCAAACTTCTCAGACGCCACGCCGAACTCATTGGCACAGAAACTATTAGCGGATTGAAACCAGACGGCGGGGTCGAGAATGATGCTGTCTTGCTGGACGAAAGCGAAGGCGGGCAAGGCGCATATGATTTGGGCCCAACGCCTCGGCCAGGCGTTCAAGCCACAACTCAAGCCAACGACCGCTCCCATCTGAAATCCAATTTCACAATACTGGACACCGACGATCAGGTCCGCTTGATGAAGCAACTGATCGTCGCGGAAGGCATCGATGAGAAACGCTGGCCCGCCCGCCAACTGGCCCACATCATCGATGGTTGGAAGAACAGAGCTTTGACCCCCGACAAAGTTCCCGCAGCCGACCACGGAGCCTTCAATCACCGCGGTGTTGAACTATACGCCGCATATCAACAACGGCTGCTCACCCTAAACGCAGTCGATTTCGGTGACCTGCTGCTCCACGTTGTCTGGATCTTCCAGAACCACAATGACGTGCTGGAGCAATACCAACGCTGGTTCAAATACATCCTCGTCGACGAATACCAGGACACCAACGTCGCCCAATACCTCTGGCTGCGACTTCTGGCCCAAAGCCACAAGAACATCTGCTGCGTCGGCGACGACGACCAGTCCATCTACGGCTGGCGCGGTGCCGAAGTAGGCAACATTCTGAAGTTCGAGAAAGATTTCCCCGGCGCCAAAGTCATCCGGCTGGAACAAAACTACCGCTCCACTCCCCACATCCTTGCCGCCGCGTCCGGTGTCATAACCGCCAACCAGGGCCGGTTAGGAAAGACTTTGTTCACTGAAGCTGAGGAGGGTTGGAAAGTTAAATTGATCGGCCACTGGGACGGAGACGAAGAGGCCCGTTGGATCGGCGAGAAGATCGAGAGTCTTGCCGATGGAAGTGCGAGTGAAGCCATTTACCGGCAAAATCCACGCTCAAAAACTAATTCACAGGAAGCCGAGCGGTTGTCGAAGGGTGGGATAGTTTCCCAAAACTCTGATGGTGACATTCATCAAGTAAATCTGAGCCGTGCGAATAGCCTTTCTCCTAACGGTGTAGGGAACAATCCTGTGCCGCGAAAATTCGAGTTAGATGAAATCGCCATCCTCGTGCGCGCCAGCCACCAAATGCGCGCGTTCGAAGACCGTTTCCTGACTATTGGCCTTCCCTACCGCGTGATCGGCGGCCCTCGTTTCTATGAGCGTATGGAAATCCGCGATGCCATGGCCTATTTCCGCCTGTCGGTCAGCCCTGACGATGACCTCGCGTTTGAACGCATCGTAAATACTCCCAAGCGAGGCCTAGGCGACGTCGCCCAGAAGAAAATCCAGACCGCCGCCCGCACCAATGGAGTGTCCCTGGTCGAAGGCGCACGCCTTCTCCTCGCGGCCAAAGGTCTCGGTGGCAAGGGTGCCAAGGAACTCGCCAAACTTGTCGAAGGTCTTAGCCGCTGGCACTCGATTGTGCGCGCAGGCCAGAACCACCTCGAACTGGCCGAACAAATTCTGGACGAAAGCGGCTACACCGAGATGTGGCAAAACGACAAAACCCCCGAAGGCCCCGGACGTTTGGAAAACCTGAAGGAACTCGTCAAAGCGCTGGAAAGTTTCGAGAACCTGCAAGGCTTCCTGGAACACGTTTCGCTGATCATGGACAACGAAAGCGAAGACGGCGAAGCCAAAGTCTCGATCATGACACTGCATGCGGCCAAAGGTCTGGAATTCCCCGCCGTCTTCCTGCCCGGCTGGGAAGATGGGTTGTTTCCGTCCCAACGCAGCATGGACGAAAGCGGCCTGAAGGGCTTGGAAGAAGAACGAAGGCTGGCCTACGTCGGCATCACCCGCGCCGAAGAAATTGCAACGATCAGCTTTGCCGGCAACCGTCGGGTATACGGCCAGTGGCAAAGCCAGATGCCCTCGCGCTTCATTGATGAACTGCCCGCAGATCACGTCGAGGTCCTGACCCCGCCCGGCCTTTATGGTGGAGCCTTCGGTGCCGCCGCAGCCCCTGACATGGCCGGTGCTCCCAAAAGCGACTTGCACGATCAAGCCGCTCAGGCCGATGGGTACAACTCGCCTGGATGGAAACGCCTTCAAAACCGCAGCCAGCATCGCGGCATGTCGCAGCCGTCTGAAGCCAAGAACATGGTCATCGATCTGAACGCAACCTCGTCTCACACCATCGGCGACCGGGTGTTTCACCAAAAATTCGGATACGGCCACATCACCGGGATCGAAGGCGATAAGCTGGATATCGCATTCAACAAAGCCGGTGATAAAAAGGTCGTTGCGAAGTTCGTCACAGCGGCGGCCACCGCCGGGGACGACGTTCCGTTCTAA
- a CDS encoding alpha-hydroxy-acid oxidizing protein, which produces MELENKYPAISDLRELSRRRVPHFIFEYLDSATGVEDQHHRNMAALRDIEFMPSILEGPFVPDVTTEFLGRSYPLPFGCAPVGMSGVMWPRAEKIISAACAEAGLPYGMSSVATVVPEDLVPFIGDQGWFQMYMPTDKDIRSDQLRRAREAGFHTLILTVDVPVDSRRERQRRANLTLPPQIDAKMLWSMICHPAWTIGTLREGIPSLKFLESYVSERGGFNSVSHAGHILRGQPGWSDIDELRTEWDGPFIVKGVQKVKDAERLMAAGVDALWISNHTGRQFDGGPASVHALLPIRAALPDAPIIFDSGVTGGLDILRALALGADFVMLGRAFHYAVGALADKGPAHLIDMLRDDLVLAMGNMGAHSLAELPGKLVKTP; this is translated from the coding sequence ATGGAGCTTGAGAACAAATACCCGGCGATTTCGGATTTAAGGGAACTGTCACGGCGACGGGTGCCGCATTTTATTTTCGAGTATCTGGATTCGGCAACCGGCGTTGAAGACCAGCATCACCGCAACATGGCGGCTCTGCGGGACATCGAGTTTATGCCCTCGATCCTTGAAGGGCCGTTTGTGCCGGATGTCACGACTGAATTTCTGGGCCGATCCTATCCCCTGCCCTTTGGATGCGCGCCGGTCGGCATGTCAGGCGTGATGTGGCCCAGGGCTGAGAAGATCATTTCCGCGGCCTGTGCCGAAGCTGGATTGCCCTATGGGATGAGTTCAGTGGCAACGGTCGTGCCGGAAGATCTGGTGCCGTTTATCGGCGATCAGGGCTGGTTTCAGATGTATATGCCCACCGACAAGGACATCCGCAGTGATCAGCTGCGTAGGGCGCGCGAGGCTGGATTTCATACGTTAATCCTGACAGTTGATGTGCCGGTGGACAGCCGCCGGGAGCGACAGCGGCGTGCGAACCTGACGTTGCCGCCACAGATCGATGCCAAGATGCTTTGGTCAATGATCTGCCATCCGGCATGGACCATTGGCACATTGCGTGAAGGCATCCCGAGCCTGAAGTTTCTGGAAAGCTATGTGAGCGAACGCGGCGGGTTTAACTCGGTCTCGCACGCCGGGCATATATTGAGGGGTCAGCCGGGGTGGTCTGATATTGATGAGCTGCGCACCGAGTGGGACGGACCATTCATCGTCAAGGGTGTTCAGAAAGTGAAGGATGCCGAGCGGTTGATGGCGGCAGGCGTGGATGCGCTTTGGATTTCGAACCACACGGGGCGTCAGTTTGATGGCGGTCCAGCCTCAGTCCACGCCCTGCTCCCTATCCGGGCCGCCTTGCCAGATGCGCCGATCATCTTTGATTCAGGAGTGACCGGAGGTCTGGACATCCTGCGCGCTCTGGCATTGGGAGCCGACTTTGTCATGTTAGGACGTGCTTTTCATTATGCAGTTGGTGCATTGGCCGACAAGGGACCGGCCCATTTGATCGACATGTTGCGCGATGACTTAGTATTGGCGATGGGCAATATGGGGGCGCATTCGCTGGCTGAATTGCCCGGAAAGCTGGTCAAGACCCCCTGA